CCTTATTTGCAAACATAGTGGGGTATGATGATGTTAAGAAAATTTTTAATTATGCATTTAATTCATCGTTACCAGTTCATATATTGCTTGTAGGTCCTCCTGGTTCTGCTAAGACGCTATTTTTGATGGAATGTATGAAACTTTCTCGTTCCTATTTTACGTTGGGTAGTCATAGCACGAAAGCAGGAATGTTAGATTACTTATTCAATAACAGACCAAAAAATCTAATCGTCGATGAAATTGAATATATGGCAATAAAGGATCAGGCAGCACTTCTTAGCTTGATGGAAACAGGAATATTAAGCGAAACTAAATATGAAAAAACTCGTAATTCGATCATGAGGACATGGGTTTTTGCATCTTGTAATGATGAAAAAAAACTTCTAACCCCACTCTTGTCGCGCTTCTTTGTACTTTATTTTAAGAAATATGACTATCCTACTTTTGAGAAGATAGCAAACCACATTTTAGCAAGTGAGTGTAATATGGATTTTGAAGTCTCAACTCTGATTGCGAGATTGGTTTGGAATAAACTGAAATCTAGGGATATAAGAGATTGTATCAAAATAGGTCGAATTTGTAATAATAAAGAAGATGTTTACACGATAATAAAGACCCTTATTAGGTATGATAGTACAAACGCTGGTAACAGTAAAAATATTTAGTTGCAAGTAAAAGCGACATATAATTGAATTTCATGGCCCGGTTTTTCCTTTTACAAACAAAGTAGAATAATCTAGTGTTCCATTTTTGAGTAAAGAACATGAAAAATTGAAAATTTTTATCTGTGGTCCAACCTTGTATGAAAAAAGCCACTTGGGGCATGCCCGAATTTTTATTTTTTTTAACTTTTTGATCAATTATTACAAATTTCTGGGAAAATCTCCAATTGCTGTAGTACAACTGACTGATGTCGATCCCAAAATATTTGCCAGAATCAAGGCAGATGCAGGTGCTAGTGGTAATCTCTCACTTGAAAATATAACAAAGAATTATCTTACCCAATTGATCAAAGACTTACAAAAATTACAAGTTATCAACAATTTCACATTCACCAGAGTATCTAGTTTCCAAGTTCAAATGTTAAACCAAATAATAAACTTGCTTGAACTTAAGAAAGCTTACTCCTATGGGGGTAATATTTATCTTAAAATAGACCCAGATACTCAGAGTCCTTTTGGTTTTACAACCAAACAATTGGATAACATGCCAATTGATATCGCGCCAGGTAAACAGGATCAAAAAGACATTATGCTTTGGAATGCTGAGAATTTCTATGATTTATCTATGAGGGGCGACGAACGCTTCGAATTCTATTTTAGGAATTTAGTTAGCGGGATTCCTGGATGGCATTTTCAAGATTATCAAATAATTAAGTCTGTTTTTAATCTTGACTATGACATACACGGGGGGGCAGACGAACTAGTTTATCCTCACCATGAATTCATTTATAGAATTTCTCATCAAATCCAAAAGATTAACCATCAAAATGAAAAAAAACCAAAATGGATTCACATAGGTATTTTGAAAATCAAATCTGAAAAGATGTCTAATTCTAGAGGTAATACTATTACTATAAGCGATTTCCTTAACAAATATTCTCCAAATTCTTTAAAGATACTTTTTCTAAGCGAATGTTACGACAAAGACTTTAGTCTTAATAAAAGGAAATTGTCGGATGCTGTTCTTGTAGATAATGAAATTTCATCATTTTTCATGTTGGAAAATGTCAAGAACGGAAAATCTACGGAAACATTAAATGATTCTGAGTCACAAAAATTTTCCGAGTTTTTGAGAATAATTAATAATAATTATGACACCAAATCCGCGATCAACTACATAAGAAAGTGTATAAGAGATCTAGAAAATGCTAATTATGTAAAGAAGATGACTGATTTACTTGGATTGCGATATTATTGATATCTTAAAATCAAATGAAATTGAATTTTGCAAGAGTTGGAGTAATAAGACAATTACCCTTACCGACTCTTTTCAAATCTTAGCCTATCGAGCGTTAAAAGGCGACTATTTCCTCAACAGGGTCATTCTACTTCAGGGGATTGAGGAGTCTAAAAGGGGAGAAGAGCTTATTTTATCAATCGTATCACAACTTAAAGAAATTTCCAAAGTACAAGAAATAGATGTTTACATCCATATCGATGATAACCTTTCATTTATTAAATCAATCCTTGAGAAGAACGGCTTTAGAAGTATCGATAAATTGACAGGATTGATCAATGTAGTTAGAGACCAAAAATACTTTTCAAAGAATGATTATGAAAAACAAGAACAGGTCGTTGATATCGAATCTTGTAAGGTGGTCAGCTCCGTCGAAGAATTCGATGATTGGCTAGATATTTATTTAAATTCATTTGGAATCGACATACAAAAAAGAACCACTATTCGAACTAGTCTCCAAAAAGAGAATTTTAGTCAAAGTAAACTAATTTTGTATGAACAAGAACTCGATGATAAAAAAAATAACCATAATAGTTTAAGAGCTTTGGGCTGTTGCTTGCTTTTCCCTTCAAATGGTGTCTTAGGTCTGTACTGCTTAGGTACCGATAAAAAGTTCCGAAATACTGGTATTGCTTCAAGCATTATAGACTTCGCAATATCTTATGCTAATACGAAAGGATATGATTTTCTAGGCCTTCAAGCTTTGCATAGCGATAATACAACAGGATTTTATCAAAGACGAGGTTTCAAAAAAGTTTACATCAAAACTATCTTTTCTCTTTCTATCAGTTAGATTTAATATATCATTTGGTCCACTTATTTAAAATCTATTGACATTTCTTGAAGGTATACAGGGGGATCTAATTTTTCCTATATTCGTATATGAGGACGAGCAGGCTTACAAGCAAAGCTTAGATTCTGGATACATGAATAATTCAAAAGTATTTTCGAAAAATTTGGTCAATAGGTTTGAGGAGTTGGCTCAACTTAAAATATCAAACATGTTGCTATTTGGCATTCCAAAAAAAAGAGACCGCTCAGGAAGTGAAGCTTTCAAAAAGAATGGAGTTATTCAAATTGCAATTCAAACAATAAGAAAAAATTTTGACAAAAAATTTAACATTCTCTCAGACGTTTGCATATGCCAGTATAATACAAGCGGCCATTGTGGTGTTACAAATGGCTCTAGAGAAGGTAACAGCCAGCCTAAGTATGGAATGCGAATAGACAACGACAAGACCATAAATATTCTTGGAAAAATTTCATTAAGTCTTTGCGAAAGCGGAACCGATTTCATTGCTCCATCGTCAATGATGGACGGTCAAATCTTGTACCTTTCTAATTTGTTAGAGAAGAGTGGGTTTAAAAAAGTAAAGATCATGAGTTACTCTGCTAAACATAATTCTTGTCTATACTCCCCATTTCGTAATTATAATTATCATAGTCCTAACTTTATTGATAAATCAAGTTATCAATGTAACTTTAACAATCCTAGGGAATCAATGCGAGAAATTTTATATGATATAAAAGAGGGTTCGGATTGGGTAATGATTAAACCATCATTTTGGTATATGGATTTAGTGAGATTAGCTAAGGATTTAGTGGACGTTCCTCTAGTAGTTCAGAATGTCTCAGGTGAGTATGCTTTACTAAAGGCAGGCTCAAAAATAGACCCTATTGACCAAATGGAATGGACAGTTCAATATCTCAAAAGTTTAAGAAGGGCTGGTGCCGATAAAATAATTTCTTACTTAATATTTGATTTGCTTGTAGACTTTGAGAATGAATCTACATTATCAGTTTGAATTCTCATTTGATCTTGCTGGGTTTAAGATCATTTGACCACTTGTAGAATCGATGTAATATTTTGTATTATTTGCAGTAATTTCCCAACCATAGTGATTACCGCCAGTTAGAGGTTCAACCGTACTGCCTAATACCTTCCCTGTATCGTGAGTATCTTTATCTGCTTGGTATATTGTCCCATTAGCATCTACCATTACATATTGAGATGTAAATTTTCCATCAAGATCAGCAAATGTAATCTTGCTTAATTGATCCAAGGATTGATTGTATACGTCATGTAGAATTATTAGATAAGCTTCCTCTGGTATGAGTCTAGGAGAAGAAGAATTGGTTTGACTTAATGAGTAACTCAGTACCCAATACATTGCCAAAGTAAATCCAATGGATAAAAGAACAATGAATATTACTTTATTGCGGGCATTATCAAGCTTCATTAAGGTATTTTATTGACAGAAAAACACTATATAATCATTGATTTATGCCGTTACGATTAGAATATATATCATTTCTTTTAAATCCTAAATATCCCGCGGTAGCTCAGCCTGGTAGAGCTTTCGGCTGTAGTTGTTGGCAAAATATTGCTAATCGTACATCAGCCTATCAGGCTTACATTCAACAGTAACCGAAGAGTCGCAGGCTCAATCAAGAAATAAGAGATTATTTTTTGGAGTAAATCCTGCTCGCGGGATACAAACAGATAAAAATTTTGTTTATTGGTTGGGATTTATTATGGCACGTCCAATGATTTTACCATTCTTTAAATCATGTAGAGCTTCATTGACCTGGTCGAGCGCAAATGTTCTATCTAAAACTGTACGTACCTTTCCATCTGATGCAAGTTCCACTAATTCAGTCAAATCCTGAAATGTTCCAGTATAAGCTCCTGTCAATGTATACCCTCTCAAGGGGATCATTGGCAGGTTCAACTCCATTGATCCGCCAAATAATCCAACCATAATTAGCTTACCTCTTTTTCGTAACATATTAAATGAATTTACCGATGTAACGTTGTTATTTACAAAGTCTATAACAACGTCAGTTCCAAAACCATTGGTAAGATCTTTGACCTCTTTTACAACGTCTTGTTTCTCTTTTGTATTGATAATGTTATCTGCACCAAGCTTTCTTGCTTCTGCCAGTTTTTGATCATTGACATCTATTATTGTTATTTTTGATTTGAATATGGCTTTAGCGACCTGTACTGCCATAAGCCCTAATCCACCAGCTCCTACGATTACGATATTATGTCTATCTTCTAAACCTGGTATTGACTTTGCCTTTTTTACAGCGTTATATGCTGTCAATCCCGAACAGGCCAATGAAGAGGCAGAATCAAATTCAAGATGGTCGAGTCTTATCAAAAATTTTGAATCTGGGATTAGAACATATTGTGCATACCCTCCATTTTGATAAATCCCAAGGGTTCTTGGATTATCGCATAGATTCTGTTCACCAGACAAGCAAGCGGGACATTTGCCTTCACCTAGCCACGGATATACAAGCACCTTATCACCTACGTTGAAATTTCTTACGCCGTTACCTACCTCTTCTATTGTTCCAGATATTTCATGGCCGGGTATAAGAGGAAATTTAACACCTCTATCTTCAACCTTCATAAAGACGCCTTTGGGTCCTGCATAACCGCCTTCCCATAAATGAAGATCACTATGACACACACCCGTTGCTGCAACTCTAACTAGAACCTGATTTCCTTCAGGTTTAGGTTTTTCTACTTCGTTAATTACTAATGGTTCATTTGTCTTAATAATTTGAGCCCCTTTCATATCAAAGTCATGGTCTCCTAGTTTAATTATCTTTACTGACGATTCTGTTTTCAAAAGAATATATTAATTCATATTCCTAAAATATTGATGTCAATGATGACGACGAAGAGCCGTCTGAAATTATATGGTGACGAAGATTATGAGTACTGAGACATCAAACTTTTCAACCGATATATTTTGTAGACTTGTTCCACTCATTTATTAGATCAAACTAACCTCAAAAGCACACTCTACTATGATAATACTCTCCTTGCTAGTGGGAAATGAGGTAGGTACTCAATTCAAGTATAGTACTGCCATTTTGATTTCTTTAGCAGTACCGGAATTGACATTATTTGGTAAAATGTATTGTAACCTATCTTTAAGGATATTTGTATTTGTGAGATGTAAAATTATATACGGTGAAAGTTCATGGTAAATCAAATTTAATGAATTCGATACAACGGTTCCTATTATGTTCGATATATAGCAACAATTTGATTGATAGCCGAATTCCTAGTCCAATATTGCCATATTTGATGAAAAAATTGGAACTCGAAGTGACCTTTTATAATAATCAATTAGCTAGTCTTGAAGACCTAGGCTTAATTGTTATAAAGCAAAATGAACAAGATTCTGGGACAGGTTCAGCGAATACAACGTGTACACTTACTAACTTGGGTCGTGAACAAATTAAAGTTGTGCTAGTGGGCGGGGTATTTGACCTACTTCATGTTGGTCATATTCATACATTAAAATCTGCAAAATCATTAGGCGATGTCCTGATAATTGTAGTCGCAACTGATTCCACCGTTAGCAACTTGAAAAAAAATCGCAAGATTTATCATGATGAAAAAAGTCGTTTAGAGCTAGTTTCATCTATAAAATTTGTAGACAAAGCAGTAATAGGGAGAAAAAAATCGATATATGATACAGTAGAATTTGTTAGGCCAGATATCATCGCTTTGGGATACGACCAAACCCATGATGAAATAGCTATGAAAAAGAACTGTCTTGATCGAGGTTTGAACCTTGATGTTGTCAGACTTTCTTCACCAATTCCAGAACTCAAAAGTTCTTTAATTAAAAGCGAATTGGGAAATTCCTTTTATGATCTTTGAGTGTTTCTCACAGATTCTTTAATTCTTATTACAACACTATCTCCATTTTTTAGATTGGAAGACTCTTTTAAGTTCAGAGGACCAATGACCTCTATCAGGTTGTTGTTATGATGGGTCCTTTCTAATAAAAGAACATGAACATCATTTAAAATATCAGGCTGCTGTGATTCAATCATCTCTCTAGGAAGCTTTGGCTCTTGAGTTATCGTAGCTGGATAGCATCTAACCCAGCCAAAAGTTCTATCAGAATTTTTGAACCCATCAATGTAAATAGAGGGGTAATTTATCAAATCTTTTCTTGAATTCATATAGTTCTTATCTTCAATCTTTACATTAAGCGTTCCAGGGAATGGCTCATACCCTAGTTTATTTTGGAACTGTTTCTTGTATCCTTCTAATGACATATAGTAAGCTCCTTCTCCCATCCCAGTAACGATCTTTCCCTTAAAAAGCACAGGTTTGATGCGAGATTCCTCCATAGATATTTTTAACAAATCATAAATATTCTGTAATATTTCAAAACCTGATTCTGTAAGCTTCATTCCAAATTTCTTTTTGTTTTTTACCCTCTCTATTAGGTCTTCTTTCTCTAGGTCGATTAATATCTTTGAAGCTGTTTGTTGTGACCTATTTATTAGACTACTTATTTGAGTACTGGTTATTTCCAAATAACTATCCTTACCCCCATTTGACAGTAAATGAATCATAACTAAAAAATGATAATAGTTGAAGTGGGAATGATCCCTAACCATCATAAGCAATTATCTGCTACTAATAGGTTGACTAATTAACCCCATATCCGAAAATGTTTGAACACGAACATCTGGGTTTGTCCTTTTCAAATTACTGGTTCTATGGCCTATAATGTACCTTATACCTGATTTATTAGCGGCTTCAACGAGCCTTGGAGTTACTATGCCGTCAAGTATCAACAAATTTCCGTCTTTTAATTCAGATATTTTTTTCATTATTTCAGAAATAGGAATTTTGACTATTCTTTTCATTGACTTGTCAAAAACCATTGCTTCTAAAGTTTCATTTATCTCTTGAAACACTTTCTTCACAATGGAGATGACTTCTTCGTCTTCTTTAGAAATCATGTTATCTGGACTTTGTTTTTGGTCGCTATTGTCATAATTATTGTGTTTGTTTAAACTTTGATTAGTTAAATTTCTATTATATGTAATCGAGCTATTTTGGTCTTGATTGTTTGATTGATTTTGGCTATGATCAATTCTGTGATGATTCCTAATTTGTTGTACGTTAGATGGGATGGTGTTGGTATCGTTGATTTTATCATTAATAAATTGTTCAACGTCCTTTAATATTTCTGAAATCTCCAGTGGAGTACACTCTTCTACCTCTCTGCCCGGAGGAGCTCTGTATACTTTTTCTATATCTACTAACCCTTGCAATTCCTTTAGTATCAAATCTCCCGCCCGATCGCCGTCTATAAATGCGATAGTTCTCTTACCCTGGGTCAATTTTAATATGGTTTCATCAATTTTTGCACCTTCTATCGCTATTGAATTATCGTATCCTGCTCTTAGGAGATTAATAACATCTGCCCGACCTTCAACGAGTATTATCCAATCGCTGTCAAAAACGCCAACACCACATGCTAATTGCGCCTTTCCAAATGTTGTCAGTCTGCCTGGTTTGCTCGCATCGTAGACATCCTTCAGCATTTCTTCTCCTTCACTAATCGTTTTAGTAGCCCATTCTTGAACAATTTTCTTGGCCCTGTCTACTATTACTTTTTTCTTTATTGCTCTAATATCATCAATCCCCACCAATGAAAATTTTGCCTGGAAAGGTCCCACTTTATCGATACTTTCAATAGCCGCCGCTATTAACGCTGCAGTAGATATATCAGTACTCATAGGA
This Candidatus Nitrosocosmicus oleophilus DNA region includes the following protein-coding sequences:
- a CDS encoding DUF120 domain-containing protein, with protein sequence MEITSTQISSLINRSQQTASKILIDLEKEDLIERVKNKKKFGMKLTESGFEILQNIYDLLKISMEESRIKPVLFKGKIVTGMGEGAYYMSLEGYKKQFQNKLGYEPFPGTLNVKIEDKNYMNSRKDLINYPSIYIDGFKNSDRTFGWVRCYPATITQEPKLPREMIESQQPDILNDVHVLLLERTHHNNNLIEVIGPLNLKESSNLKNGDSVVIRIKESVRNTQRS
- a CDS encoding AAA family ATPase, translating into MQDHSTNVQENGISNRKKVGIRKKTEYEDEDDQDNLESLMIEKNSKESSETLFANIVGYDDVKKIFNYAFNSSLPVHILLVGPPGSAKTLFLMECMKLSRSYFTLGSHSTKAGMLDYLFNNRPKNLIVDEIEYMAIKDQAALLSLMETGILSETKYEKTRNSIMRTWVFASCNDEKKLLTPLLSRFFVLYFKKYDYPTFEKIANHILASECNMDFEVSTLIARLVWNKLKSRDIRDCIKIGRICNNKEDVYTIIKTLIRYDSTNAGNSKNI
- a CDS encoding GNAT family N-acetyltransferase — translated: MDCDIIDILKSNEIEFCKSWSNKTITLTDSFQILAYRALKGDYFLNRVILLQGIEESKRGEELILSIVSQLKEISKVQEIDVYIHIDDNLSFIKSILEKNGFRSIDKLTGLINVVRDQKYFSKNDYEKQEQVVDIESCKVVSSVEEFDDWLDIYLNSFGIDIQKRTTIRTSLQKENFSQSKLILYEQELDDKKNNHNSLRALGCCLLFPSNGVLGLYCLGTDKKFRNTGIASSIIDFAISYANTKGYDFLGLQALHSDNTTGFYQRRGFKKVYIKTIFSLSIS
- a CDS encoding porphobilinogen synthase → MTFLEGIQGDLIFPIFVYEDEQAYKQSLDSGYMNNSKVFSKNLVNRFEELAQLKISNMLLFGIPKKRDRSGSEAFKKNGVIQIAIQTIRKNFDKKFNILSDVCICQYNTSGHCGVTNGSREGNSQPKYGMRIDNDKTINILGKISLSLCESGTDFIAPSSMMDGQILYLSNLLEKSGFKKVKIMSYSAKHNSCLYSPFRNYNYHSPNFIDKSSYQCNFNNPRESMREILYDIKEGSDWVMIKPSFWYMDLVRLAKDLVDVPLVVQNVSGEYALLKAGSKIDPIDQMEWTVQYLKSLRRAGADKIISYLIFDLLVDFENESTLSV
- a CDS encoding adenylyltransferase/cytidyltransferase family protein, coding for MNSIQRFLLCSIYSNNLIDSRIPSPILPYLMKKLELEVTFYNNQLASLEDLGLIVIKQNEQDSGTGSANTTCTLTNLGREQIKVVLVGGVFDLLHVGHIHTLKSAKSLGDVLIIVVATDSTVSNLKKNRKIYHDEKSRLELVSSIKFVDKAVIGRKKSIYDTVEFVRPDIIALGYDQTHDEIAMKKNCLDRGLNLDVVRLSSPIPELKSSLIKSELGNSFYDL
- a CDS encoding alcohol dehydrogenase, with product MKTESSVKIIKLGDHDFDMKGAQIIKTNEPLVINEVEKPKPEGNQVLVRVAATGVCHSDLHLWEGGYAGPKGVFMKVEDRGVKFPLIPGHEISGTIEEVGNGVRNFNVGDKVLVYPWLGEGKCPACLSGEQNLCDNPRTLGIYQNGGYAQYVLIPDSKFLIRLDHLEFDSASSLACSGLTAYNAVKKAKSIPGLEDRHNIVIVGAGGLGLMAVQVAKAIFKSKITIIDVNDQKLAEARKLGADNIINTKEKQDVVKEVKDLTNGFGTDVVIDFVNNNVTSVNSFNMLRKRGKLIMVGLFGGSMELNLPMIPLRGYTLTGAYTGTFQDLTELVELASDGKVRTVLDRTFALDQVNEALHDLKNGKIIGRAIINPNQ
- the dnaG gene encoding DNA primase DnaG, giving the protein MPNTGIVKYHVKLKFDVDGLVEKADIIGAIFGQTEGLLGPEMNLNELQKVSKVGRIEVNVDTKSNSARGDALIPMSTDISTAALIAAAIESIDKVGPFQAKFSLVGIDDIRAIKKKVIVDRAKKIVQEWATKTISEGEEMLKDVYDASKPGRLTTFGKAQLACGVGVFDSDWIILVEGRADVINLLRAGYDNSIAIEGAKIDETILKLTQGKRTIAFIDGDRAGDLILKELQGLVDIEKVYRAPPGREVEECTPLEISEILKDVEQFINDKINDTNTIPSNVQQIRNHHRIDHSQNQSNNQDQNSSITYNRNLTNQSLNKHNNYDNSDQKQSPDNMISKEDEEVISIVKKVFQEINETLEAMVFDKSMKRIVKIPISEIMKKISELKDGNLLILDGIVTPRLVEAANKSGIRYIIGHRTSNLKRTNPDVRVQTFSDMGLISQPISSR